A window of Branchiostoma floridae strain S238N-H82 chromosome 9, Bfl_VNyyK, whole genome shotgun sequence genomic DNA:
CTGTTAGATTCATCCTATTTCGTTTTGTTTCTTTCCATCCTATGTTTATTCCAGGTGGAAAACAAGGCCCATGATGAGGACAGGTGGGACTTTATCCGGATCCTCCACCTTGAGCCCCCCGTGCCGACCTCTGACCCGCAGGTGGCCATGATGGGACCCATGGTCTGCGCCCCCACGGCCAGCGGCGGCACCGCGCTCTTCCACAAATTCAATGTGCGACATTCCGACGGCTACCTACAGTACCATCACAACTAAAATTTTGTACACAGCTTTGTGTATATTAGGGGCAGTTCCCATCtctatttctgtagcccttgggccacacaggccaCTATAGTAGAGGACTAGTCCACTTCTGCTAGAGGTGTGTTCACCCCTACCATATTTTCTTCTATGTGCTgggtgctaagcagagaagCAATGCGTTCAATAGAATACTGTCAGGTAATAACAAGGGAACCATACGTATACTCTTTCCCTCATTGAGCAAATcaattaataataatattataataaACAAATGGAATTGTTTAATAATAGATAGTACCTATGTATGTGTACCTATTTCATTCAAGACACCTTTTGATTGTAAATAGTAATAAAAAGAAATTGTTACTACATTGACTTTGTCTGAGTGAGTCATATATTTTAAAGTATTGTCTTCCTTCATGTCTTCATCAATGCAGTTTCTCTTCTAGAGCAAATAGTGTACAGGGCTAATGTAGGGAatttactatatacagtagaagccagttaattgcacaatggattaacacacacttctgttaactgcacggaatccccaaatcggTTCGgttcagctggataacttcgcattattgcgcCAGCGGAATacttgcacgaaatacactggcaaataggctgcgCAATTAAACGGCTATACTATAGCATCCTTTGTGACAAGGAAACAGACATCAAAGAAATACAAGCCAAAATTGATTGTTCTTCATTTACCTCATCTTAACAAGTACATACCTGTCTAAAACTGAGCAGATATGGTGATATGGTCCCATGTTACTGTCAAGAAAAACTACAGTATatatgtgctacatgtacatttctactTGTTTCCTACATATTGCCACACTAGTCCTCTACCCAGCCCTCACTGGCCCACTCGGGAGGTGGTGTCTCATAGCTCCACCCCTCCCCCTCGTAGCTCAGAGCATGCAGGTACATCACCAACTCTTTAGGAGTCGGGTCGCGACGGCTGACACGACACTCATCACAGATGGGGTCAACTGTAGCCCCCTGACCCTTCACCTTCGACCCCTCGTCACTGTCTTTAGGGTCAAGGTCAGTACTTTGTTCTGAGGGAGCATGCTCTGTTTCGGATGAAACAGTCCGTGCACTATGATCACCTGGACTTGGTGATGAATCACCACCTTTACCTTGTCTCTCAGTCTCCTCAGTGACTAGCTTCCCGAGGACATCATTCATACTTGTGCTGTCTATGCCGCCTTTCCCTCTGTTTGCTCCCCATGCGGTACTGTTGTACAGAGGGTCGTTGACAATAGGATGGCCAAGGTACTGGAGGTGAACGCGAATCTGGTGCATGCGTCCCGTCTCCGGGAAACATCGCACCACACTCGACTTCCCGTCGAAGCTAACTCTCTCGAACGTCGTCTTCGCGGGCTTTCCTTCTGGACACACGCGGCACACGCCCAGCTTGTGCTTCACCGCGAAGATCGGTTTGTCGCATTCCGCCTTCTCCGGAAACTCCCCCTCTACCCTCGCAAGATAAACCTTCTTCACCTCCCTGCCTTTTATCTGTGCGTCCAGTCTGTGCTTCGTCTCCAAATTCTTGGCAAAGATGAGGATCCCGGAGGTCAGGCGGTCCAGGCGATGAATCGGGTGCAAGTTCTGGAAGCCGTGCTCCTTTCCGAGGACGAAGATGACGGAATTGTGACGGTAGCCGCCGCACGGATGGACGGGCATGGACGCAGGCTTGTTGATCACCACCAGGTCGTCCGTTTCCTCCACGATCTGGACCGGGTCTGCGACCACCGGGGGCTCATGGCGATGAACGGTGTTCTGCATGAAGTCGTTGTCTTTTAGGACAGTGTCAAGCTTGACGCACTCGCCGTTCAACAGCAGTCTTCCCAgcttgattgccttttcataGTGCTCCGGTGGGTGGGCTCGGAACTCGCTGCTGAAGATGTCCATGACTGTCCGGCCGAGCCAACGCCCCTTGGCGAAAGCCTCGAATGTGAAGAAATAGGGCTGCACTTTCCGGAGTCCGTTTTCAATGTAACTGCTGGTCTCGTTGAACATGACCTGGTCGAACCCAACCGTCTTCCTGGTGGGCTCGAAGACCTTGTGTTTGTAGTTGTGGCGACTTTTGTCCTTGGAAGAGTCCACTTTGGCACGTTTAGAGGGGCCAGCTTGTCCTGTGTAGTTTGAAGGCTGGCGTTTTGCTTTTGTGCTTTCCTCTTTATCATGTGATTCCGCCATGGTTACTGCGGTACAAAACGAACTGTTGCAGCGTTGGGTTAACTTCCTTCGAGGTGTGAAAGTCGTTTCAACACGTTCACGTGGGCACAGAGCAAAGTGACCGATGCCAACGTTACTCGTCGAAAGTGTCCGGCAAAATCTGGCGAGATATCTACGAGAAACGACGTTCCAGAGaggaaataaacacaaatagaTCCTACCCATAGAAACTCAACTTCCTTTTACCTTGTTTATAGTCTCCTGAAGCTAAAATTTAAAAGATTTGAACAGAAAAATCTGCACCTTACAATTTTCCTCCcagtgccgccattttgatgtgCTCGTCttatgatgacgtcatcttgaTAGAGCAAAAACGCTAAAATGAGTTTTAGAAAACAGTTTTGTCAATATCATTTGGTAGCTTTGATGCCTAAAAGAACGCTGAATTGCAAATCTATAATAAACAACCCATTACAGCCTTTTTGGGTCAAATGTTGGTTAGATTTTCACGTACACATAAACTGATGACATCACCACACGCGTGTAATCATGGCGGACGATTTCGACGACGGAGACCAGTAAGTACAAACTTGTTATATGTTTTTCCCGACTTGGTTTGAGGTTTGTGGGCTAGAACTTTCTTGCTCTGTGTCTCAGTCGCCGTAGATACCAGAGAGATAAAAAAGAACCCTGTCAAGAGGagatatttgtaacatttcGTGTTGAGCTTGTTGGTctttgtgcacatgtgtgtacgtggggaggggggcaagtgTATCTGTACGAAGATTCGGAACTAGCAGCCAATTTTCAAACAGTTACCGCTCATCTGTGTATATACAAAATTAAGAGGAACTGAGGTTTAAATGTCTAGAATTTAATTTTATCCACATTCCTTACATAATGCCTTAaattaaatgatgatgataaataatcaatgacaacacacagacacacacacatacaacactactagaatactagtatattatagGGATATGTCAATATACAGGGATGTAAGATATGATTTTACCCCTAATAATCTCTTAATGATAATCAATATGTactacatcaacacagatgagctttcatgccaATAATCTCTTGTTTTCCATGAAGGTTTGATGATGTTGGAGATGACTTGGATGATGAGGAGCCACTAGATGAGCTGGATAATGTGGAGGTAACGTTACTGTGTTGTTCTCACTTTCTGTCTATCATTCTAATGGCAGAGTATTCGGCTCAGAACCAAGTGGACCCATGTCCTCTTATTTTTAATTGAAGCAATAAAAAGTTCAGGTTGTATTATCTATTCTATAGTGAGGcaaaatgtatgattttctgCTTCATTGCAGCAAGAAGGGGATGAGAACATCGATGTACTACCAGCAGGAGGTGAGTTTCTAACTACAGGATACAGAAAACCTTTGCCTTTCTTTC
This region includes:
- the LOC118422483 gene encoding RNA pseudouridylate synthase domain-containing protein 2-like encodes the protein MGRIYLCLFPLWNVVSRRYLARFCRTLSTSNVGIGHFALCPRERVETTFTPRRKLTQRCNSSFCTAVTMAESHDKEESTKAKRQPSNYTGQAGPSKRAKVDSSKDKSRHNYKHKVFEPTRKTVGFDQVMFNETSSYIENGLRKVQPYFFTFEAFAKGRWLGRTVMDIFSSEFRAHPPEHYEKAIKLGRLLLNGECVKLDTVLKDNDFMQNTVHRHEPPVVADPVQIVEETDDLVVINKPASMPVHPCGGYRHNSVIFVLGKEHGFQNLHPIHRLDRLTSGILIFAKNLETKHRLDAQIKGREVKKVYLARVEGEFPEKAECDKPIFAVKHKLGVCRVCPEGKPAKTTFERVSFDGKSSVVRCFPETGRMHQIRVHLQYLGHPIVNDPLYNSTAWGANRGKGGIDSTSMNDVLGKLVTEETERQGKGGDSSPSPGDHSARTVSSETEHAPSEQSTDLDPKDSDEGSKVKGQGATVDPICDECRVSRRDPTPKELVMYLHALSYEGEGWSYETPPPEWASEGWVED